Proteins from a single region of Cupriavidus sp. MP-37:
- a CDS encoding sialidase family protein produces MTTSPTPEIARQDAETGPVRLLVATTKGAWFLTSDAARRSWQIEGPTFLGHTIHHIVQDPREPSRLLMAARTGHLGPTVFRSTDGGRNWTEAARPPAFDKAAQGEAGRVVDHVFWLTPGHASESGTWYAGTSPQGLFRSADHGATWEPVRGFNDHPMWRAWTGGEQDGTPDGPKLHSVLVDPRDARHLYIGMSSGGVFESTDAGADWKPLNRGSIANFLPDPNPEYGQDPHCMLQHPANPDLLYQQNHCGIYRMDRREGVWKRIGEAMPAEVGDIGFPIVAHPRDPRTVWVFPMDGSDVWPRVSPGGRPAAYVTRDGGETWQRQDRGLPPEQGWFTVKRQAMATDGHAPVGVYFGTTGGELWASADEGEAWQCIARNLPQIYAVSVARPA; encoded by the coding sequence ATGACGACTTCCCCCACTCCCGAAATCGCCCGCCAGGACGCGGAGACCGGCCCGGTCAGGCTGCTGGTGGCCACCACCAAGGGCGCCTGGTTCCTGACCAGCGACGCCGCGCGCCGCAGCTGGCAGATCGAAGGCCCGACCTTCCTCGGCCATACCATCCACCATATCGTGCAGGACCCGCGCGAGCCGTCGCGCCTGCTGATGGCGGCCCGCACCGGCCACCTGGGCCCGACCGTGTTCCGCTCCACCGACGGCGGCCGCAACTGGACCGAGGCGGCGCGCCCGCCCGCGTTCGACAAGGCGGCGCAGGGCGAGGCCGGCCGCGTCGTCGACCATGTGTTCTGGCTCACGCCCGGCCATGCCAGCGAGTCCGGCACGTGGTACGCCGGCACCTCGCCGCAGGGCCTGTTCCGCAGTGCCGACCATGGCGCGACCTGGGAGCCGGTGCGCGGCTTCAATGACCATCCGATGTGGCGCGCCTGGACCGGCGGCGAGCAGGACGGCACCCCGGACGGTCCCAAGCTGCATTCCGTGCTGGTCGATCCGCGCGACGCGCGCCACCTGTATATCGGCATGTCCAGCGGCGGCGTGTTCGAGAGCACCGACGCCGGCGCCGACTGGAAGCCGCTCAACCGCGGCAGCATCGCCAATTTCCTGCCCGATCCGAATCCGGAATACGGCCAGGACCCGCACTGCATGCTGCAGCATCCCGCCAACCCTGACCTGCTGTACCAGCAGAACCATTGCGGCATCTACCGGATGGACCGCCGCGAAGGCGTGTGGAAACGCATCGGCGAGGCGATGCCGGCCGAGGTGGGCGACATCGGCTTCCCGATCGTGGCGCATCCGCGCGACCCGCGCACGGTGTGGGTGTTCCCGATGGACGGCAGCGATGTGTGGCCGCGCGTCAGCCCGGGCGGCCGGCCCGCCGCCTATGTCACGCGCGACGGCGGCGAGACCTGGCAGCGCCAGGACCGCGGCCTGCCGCCCGAACAGGGCTGGTTCACGGTCAAGCGGCAGGCCATGGCCACCGACGGCCATGCGCCGGTGGGCGTGTACTTCGGCACCACCGGCGGCGAACTGTGGGCCAGCGCCGACGAGGGCGAGGCCTGGCAATGCATCGCCCGCAACCTGCCGCAGATCTACGCGGTCAGCGTGGCGCGCCCGGCCTGA
- a CDS encoding NCS2 family permease, protein MIEQPYPSSAAEADPARPHAPHVPEVKGRLDAFFEITARGSTQRQEVVAGVTTFMAMVYAVFVVPGMLGKAGFDTSAVFVAVCLTTAFGSLLMGLWAKLPIAIGCAISLTAFMAFGLVLGQGLSPAVALGAVFLMGLIFTAISVTGVRSWILRNLPAGVAHGTGIGIGLFLLLIASNEVGLVVKNTHAGLPVALGKITSFPVVMSVLGLAAIFGLERRKVPGGILLVIIAISALGLAFDPAVKFTGVFALPSLSAPGHESLIGAMDVRGALTAAVLPSVLALVMTAVFDATGTIRAVAGQAGQLNAAGHIHNGGRALTADSVSSIFSGMFGGAPAAAYIESTVGVAAGAKTGLTAVVVGLLFVAVMFFSPLAALVPSYATAPALMYVGLLMLSSVSRLHMDDLVDALAGLVCAVFIVLTCNIVTGIMLGFCTLVVGRIVAGEWRKLNLGTVAIAVVLAAFYAGGWAI, encoded by the coding sequence ATGATCGAACAACCCTATCCGTCGTCCGCGGCGGAGGCCGATCCCGCACGCCCCCACGCTCCCCATGTTCCGGAAGTCAAAGGCCGGCTCGACGCCTTCTTCGAGATCACCGCGCGCGGCAGCACCCAGCGCCAGGAAGTGGTGGCCGGGGTCACCACCTTCATGGCGATGGTCTACGCCGTCTTCGTCGTGCCGGGCATGCTCGGCAAGGCCGGCTTCGACACCAGCGCGGTGTTTGTCGCGGTGTGCCTGACCACGGCCTTCGGCTCGCTGCTGATGGGCCTGTGGGCCAAGCTGCCGATCGCCATCGGCTGCGCCATCTCGCTGACCGCGTTCATGGCCTTCGGCCTGGTGCTGGGACAAGGCCTGTCGCCGGCGGTCGCGCTCGGCGCGGTGTTCCTGATGGGCCTGATCTTCACCGCGATCTCGGTCACCGGCGTGCGCTCCTGGATCCTGCGCAACCTGCCCGCCGGCGTGGCGCACGGCACCGGCATCGGCATCGGCCTGTTCCTGCTGCTGATCGCCTCGAATGAAGTCGGGCTGGTGGTCAAGAACACGCATGCCGGCCTGCCGGTGGCGCTGGGCAAGATCACCTCGTTCCCGGTGGTGATGTCGGTGCTGGGCCTGGCCGCGATCTTCGGGCTGGAGCGGCGCAAGGTGCCGGGCGGGATCCTGCTGGTGATCATCGCCATCTCGGCGCTGGGCCTGGCCTTCGATCCGGCGGTGAAGTTCACCGGCGTGTTCGCGCTGCCGTCGCTGAGCGCACCGGGCCATGAATCGCTGATCGGCGCCATGGATGTGCGCGGCGCGCTGACGGCGGCCGTGCTGCCGAGCGTGCTGGCGCTGGTGATGACCGCGGTGTTCGACGCCACCGGCACCATCCGCGCCGTCGCCGGCCAGGCCGGGCAACTCAATGCCGCCGGCCACATCCACAACGGCGGGCGCGCGCTGACCGCGGACTCGGTCAGCTCGATCTTCTCGGGCATGTTCGGCGGCGCCCCGGCCGCGGCCTATATCGAGTCGACCGTCGGCGTCGCCGCCGGCGCCAAGACCGGCCTGACCGCGGTGGTGGTGGGCCTGCTGTTCGTGGCGGTGATGTTCTTCTCGCCGCTGGCCGCGCTGGTGCCGTCGTACGCCACCGCGCCGGCGCTGATGTACGTGGGCCTGCTGATGCTGTCGAGCGTCAGCCGCCTGCACATGGATGACCTGGTCGATGCGCTGGCCGGCCTGGTCTGCGCCGTGTTCATCGTGCTGACATGCAATATCGTCACCGGCATCATGCTCGGCTTCTGCACCCTGGTGGTGGGCCGCATCGTCGCCGGCGAATGGCGCAAGCTCAATCTCGGCACCGTGGCGATCGCGGTGGTGCTGGCAGCGTTCTACGCCGGCGGCTGGGCAATCTGA
- a CDS encoding MoaD/ThiS family protein, with the protein MQVRIATPLFSYTGQREYVEARGASIAELLDDLDRQFPGMRFRIVDEQGKLRPYIRVFVNRTQLMRLDAPLQETDEVHILQALAGG; encoded by the coding sequence ATGCAGGTCCGTATCGCGACGCCGCTGTTTTCCTATACCGGACAGCGCGAGTACGTCGAGGCCCGCGGCGCCAGCATTGCCGAGCTGCTCGACGATCTCGACCGCCAGTTTCCCGGCATGCGTTTTCGCATCGTCGACGAACAGGGCAAGCTGCGGCCGTATATCCGCGTCTTCGTCAATCGCACCCAGCTGATGCGGCTCGATGCGCCGCTGCAGGAGACCGACGAGGTCCATATCCTGCAGGCGCTGGCCGGGGGCTAG
- a CDS encoding VOC family protein, whose protein sequence is MSQQIFVNLPVRDLQKSIAFFTQLGFSFNPQFTDDTGTCMIVGENIFVMLLTEAKFRTFSPNDICDARKATEVLVCLSMETRARVDEMVNAAVLAGGNTYKPPVDLGFMYGHGFQDLDGHVWELAYMDMAALQASQ, encoded by the coding sequence ATGAGTCAGCAGATCTTTGTCAATTTACCCGTGCGCGACCTGCAAAAGTCGATCGCCTTCTTTACCCAGCTGGGCTTTTCCTTCAATCCGCAATTTACCGACGATACCGGTACCTGCATGATCGTCGGCGAGAACATTTTCGTGATGCTGCTCACCGAAGCCAAGTTCCGCACCTTCTCGCCCAACGACATCTGCGATGCGCGCAAAGCCACCGAAGTGCTGGTTTGCCTGTCGATGGAAACCCGTGCGCGTGTCGATGAAATGGTCAATGCCGCGGTGCTGGCGGGCGGCAATACCTACAAGCCGCCAGTGGATCTGGGCTTCATGTACGGCCACGGCTTCCAGGACCTGGATGGCCATGTCTGGGAGCTGGCGTATATGGATATGGCGGCGCTGCAGGCGTCGCAGTAA
- a CDS encoding H-NS histone family protein gives MATYKQLLAEKEALEAKLNEVRATEVAGVIDKIRELMTEYGLTAEDILPRRKRGRPAGSSPRKTAAALPPKYMDPKTGKTWSGRGRAPAWLGKRPERFLIEQ, from the coding sequence ATGGCGACATACAAGCAACTCCTGGCTGAGAAGGAAGCGCTGGAAGCCAAGCTGAATGAAGTGCGCGCGACCGAAGTCGCGGGCGTGATCGATAAAATCCGCGAACTGATGACCGAATATGGCCTGACCGCGGAAGACATCCTGCCCCGGCGCAAGCGCGGCCGTCCCGCCGGCAGCAGCCCGCGCAAGACCGCCGCCGCCCTGCCCCCGAAGTACATGGACCCCAAGACCGGCAAGACCTGGTCCGGCCGCGGCCGTGCGCCGGCCTGGCTGGGCAAGCGCCCGGAGCGCTTCCTGATCGAGCAGTAA
- a CDS encoding N-acetyltransferase gives MANFHALRLPAPALPRALELRIDVELAPAEIERELDTLHGRLVRPGDRLHAMPALPAGAPGLRLRYREADGEYYVYVEDVMQRRLAGYTVFNRLIEVGRRADPWVRAPHSKFAPAYQRRGLARALYRWALDGGLCLLSGARQSAGAHALWQALAPDYAMGYVDLRSKTLTWLGDAVDAATREGLHTRMLMLGRGWTLDAFMARTGMY, from the coding sequence ATGGCCAATTTCCATGCCCTGCGCCTGCCGGCGCCGGCGCTGCCGCGCGCGCTCGAACTGCGCATCGACGTTGAACTGGCGCCGGCCGAGATCGAGCGCGAGCTCGACACCCTGCACGGCCGCCTTGTCCGGCCGGGCGACCGCCTCCATGCGATGCCCGCGCTGCCGGCGGGCGCGCCTGGCCTGCGCCTGCGCTACCGCGAGGCCGACGGCGAGTACTACGTGTATGTGGAAGACGTGATGCAGCGCCGGCTGGCCGGTTATACCGTCTTCAACCGGCTGATAGAGGTCGGCCGCCGGGCCGATCCGTGGGTGCGGGCGCCGCATAGCAAGTTTGCGCCCGCTTACCAGCGCCGCGGCCTGGCGCGGGCCTTATATCGCTGGGCACTGGACGGCGGGCTATGCCTGCTGAGCGGCGCGCGGCAGTCGGCCGGGGCCCACGCCTTGTGGCAGGCACTGGCGCCGGACTACGCCATGGGCTATGTCGATTTGCGCAGCAAGACGCTGACGTGGCTCGGCGATGCTGTCGATGCGGCCACGCGGGAAGGGCTGCATACGCGGATGCTGATGCTCGGACGCGGCTGGACGCTGGATGCGTTCATGGCGCGCACCGGCATGTACTGA